Proteins encoded in a region of the Leishmania donovani BPK282A1 complete genome, chromosome 14 genome:
- a CDS encoding kinesin, putative, whose protein sequence is MKDVGGASSPLYDSDGDGIRSSSVGEPLRQDGLPLLSNARSVTTASKSVGLVRRDMATGFRIVVAARIRPFTELEVHQWRHERRAAAEEREDPATGRNGSTRSASRQPFGREHKSLNASLLVSTTHAGATPSHELRGVPPDVSQASPNVDGVPLPVVEVESNGRTIVLLDPQRPSLDTNAKAPVRNTFTYDYVYSSFTPRVELDSRLTGGLVLPSAPVPRAAGGEPYIIDDTTEDAFPARASRPQFSSHTLEQERQAEAEQVAIYEQLAIPLVDAALQGYNTCMFAYGQTGSGKTYTMMGTAQHPGLIPRLCQLLLSQVAMRNAEVYDGFAASPSTRAAAVVLQLSYMEIYNEQVRDLLKQRPKNAILRYRSRFDKKDMESGEFRTLKVRHHPSQGIYVEGLTTVPVSTWAECEAFLQHGNALRTQYSTAINAKSSRSHAIFQFQVTQREGTGSRVRGREVALETCSKINLVDLAGSERNTQSRATGKHLAEANSINASLSTLRRVLDGLVNNCGSCNPQALAGGGKVRKGAVIPYRESLLTYVLSDNLGGNSFTVMCANVSPSASNISETESTLRYATLARGVVNHARLNEAPTALIIREMRDQIKAMQEELRKAPNPAHVAELTEGILLSEQLLREMRGREKRYELQLQSSEAQQEELRKAVASHQAGEAYWRAEAQRQQEELESLRSALVAITTSSSAADAIGDKKARSTGRASKPCHATPPDLSLHLPQLNQGTGTNGARAASTLPFSADDRYLDGEAVSPTRSPSTAKKKQSAKRHMGLTRGDGRIRRHSAAAYAAATDFYSPGARKRKPSVARGTPLSLIDLRENKCLPGAVLPHLRGGNFASAPCKAHRENSRLPPEGASQPLSRRSLSSERPQRSPHPPSQHPQRSRYSNRASIRRPSSKQNKGDRSRLTTSTTEEEAAETPFTVGGRSGLTALHNGGSGAVARDSDLDEAPSFYQTVTYLTAEGADLEGSSSVATPSCALSLKEGGEGDQVVRTADRSAGRQRPGQQRKPRGLDVLQLQQKRADTPQSSRCSPREKPEIEGEAATPTSSRRPTNSPGMSEACQAQAARGRHRSPVNVASAPNKKRAKASQAIGHKYSSSNRVADEDCRLSPSPPLPPQQQQASNGGGGSVRGAATADDRKTMHRQPAAVLPAEEESGEECQYVQIADDEDDLKHAFEGESDGDVAPTASHPRTFSGDDDAGIESGCMSVFEGLIDMMPADSSRGCLGHHLPYATVAAAAESAVASAAAAVAPSPEHALSLSVGRKLKQNGRAQMHASGPPPSCDHHYSTVGALSHQSYW, encoded by the coding sequence ATGAAAGACGTGGGCGGCGCAAGCAGCCCGCTTTACGACAGTGATGGGGACGGCATCCGCAGCAGTAGTGTGGGCGAGCCCCTTCGTCAGGACGGCCTACCGTTGTTGTCCAATGCCCGCTCGGTCACAACGGCAAGCAAGAGCGTTGGGCTTGTCCGGCGAGATATGGCGACAGGCTTTCGCATCGTTGTCGCAGCTCGCATTCGCCCCTTCACTGAGCTAGAGGTGCACCAGTGGCGGCATGAGCGGCGTGCGGCCgcggaggagcgggaggacCCCGCGACAGGGCGGAACGGTAGCACGCGTTCAGCCTCGAGGCAGCCGTTCGGGCGAGAGCACAAGTCGCTTAATGCCTCATTGTTGGTTAGCACAACGCACGCTGGGGCCACGCCCTCGCATGAGCTTAGAGGTGTGCCTCCGGACGTGTCTCAGGCGTCGCCCAACGTCGACGGTGTGCCACTGCCCGTcgtggaggtggagagcaACGGACGAACCATAGTCCTGCTCGATCCGCAGAGACCGTCGTTGGACACGAACGCGAAGGCACCGGTGCGCAACACCTTCACGTACGATTACGTCTACAGCAGCTTCACGCCGAGGGTGGAGCTGGACTCAAGACTCACAGGCGGGCTCGTTTTGCCCTCGGCCCCAGTGCCGCGGGCAGCCGGTGGCGAACCGTACATCATCGACGACACGACGGAAGACGCGTTTCCTGCTCGCGCCTCGCGGCCACAGTTTTCGTCACACACACTGGAGCAAGAGCGccaggcagaggcagagcagGTTGCCATCTACGAGCAGCTCGCCATCCCCTTGGtagacgcggcgctgcaggggtACAACACCTGCATGTTCGCCTACGGCCAGACAGGAAGCGGTAAAACGTACACCATGATGGGAACCGCGCAGCATCCAGGGCTGATCCCGCGGCTctgccagctgctcctctcGCAAGTCGCCATGCGCAACGCCGAGGTCTACGATGGCttcgcggcgtcgccgtccacgCGGGCTGCGGCCGTGGTACTGCAGCTTTCCTACATGGAGATCTACAACGAGCAGGTGCGCGATCTGCTCAAGCAGCGGCCCAAGAACGCCATCCTGCGCTACCGCAGCCGCTTCGACAAAAAGGATATGGAGAGCGGCGAGTTCCGCACGCTTAAGGTGCGCCATCACCCATCACAGGGCATCTACGTGGAAGGACTGACGACTGTGCCGGTGAGCACGTGGGCCGAGTGCGAGGCGTTTCTTCAGCACGGtaacgcgctgcgcacgcagtACAGCACGGCGATCAACGCGAAGTCGAGCCGCTCGCATGCAATTTTTCAGTTCCAAGTGACGCAGCGCGAGGGCACGGGAAGCCGCGTGCGGGGGCGCGAAGTGGCACTGGAAACGTGTAGCAAGATCAATCTCGTCGATCTGgccggcagcgagcgcaACACGCAGTCCAGGGCAACCGGCAAACACCTCGCAGAGGCAAACAGCATTAacgcttctctctccaccctGCGACGGGTGCTGGACGGACTGGTAAACAATTGCGGCAGCTGTAACCCGCAGGCgctcgctggcggcggcaaagtCAGAAAAGGTGCTGTCATCCCGTACCGGGAGAGCCTGCTGACGTACGTCCTCTCCGACAACCTCGGCGGCAACAGCTTCACCGTGATGTGCGCCAACGTCTCGCCCAGCGCGTCGAACATCAGCGAAACGGAGTCGACGTTGCGGTACGCCACGCTCGCACGAGGGGTCGTCAACCACGCGCGGCTGAACGAGGCGCCGACAGCCCTCATTATTCGCGAGATGCGCGATCAGATCAAGGCGATGCAGGAGGAGCTTCGGAAGGCCCCGAACCCGGCCCACGTCGCGGAGCTGACGGAGGGTATCCTGCTAAGCGAGCAACTTCTGCGCGAGAtgcgagggagggaaaagagGTATGAgttgcagctgcagagcagcgaagcgcagcaggaggagctgcggaAGGCAGTGGCGAGCCACCAGGCTGGGGAGGCGTACTGGCgtgcagaggcgcagcggcagcaggaagAATTGGAGTCGCTCCGCTCCGCCCTTGTGGCTATAACgaccagcagctccgcggcaGACGCGATCGGCGACAAGAAAGCGAGGTCGACAGGGCGTGCGTCAAAGCCGTGCCATGCCACACCACCGGATCTCTCGCTCCACCTTCCTCAGCTGAACCAAGGCACCGGCACCAACGGTGCGAGAGCCGCGTCTACGCTGCCTTTTTCTGCCGATGATCGTTACCTTGACGGCGAAGCTGTCAGCCCCACGCGGAGCCCCTCGACGGCCAAGAAGAAGCAGTCGGCAAAGAGGCACATGGGGCTGACCCGTGGCGACGGCAGGATCAGAAGGCACTCCGCCGCGGCTTATGCGGCGGCAACAGATTTCTACTCGCCTGGGGCGCGCAAGCGTAAGCCGTCCGTGGCGCGTGGcacgccgctctctctcatcGACCTCCGCGAGAACAAGTGTCTCCCCGGTGCCGTGCTACCGCATCTCCGCGGGGGCAACTTCGCCAGTGCGCCGTGTAAGGCGCACCGCGAGAATAGTCGACTGCCACCAGAGGGggcgtcgcagccgctgtcGCGTCGTTCCCTGTCGAGtgagcggccgcagcggtcTCCACATCCACCATCccagcacccgcagcgcagccgctaTTCAAACAGAGCCTCCATCCGGAGGCCGTCGTcgaaacaaaacaaaggTGACCGGTCGAGGCTCACGACAAGCAccacggaggaggaagcagcGGAGACACCCTTTACCGTCGGCGGACGCTCGGGGCTTACTGCGCTGCAtaacggcggcagcggcgctgttgcGAGGGATAGTGACTTGGATGAGGCGCCGTCCTTCTACCAGACCGTCACCTACCTGACTGCGGAAGGAGCCGACCtagagggcagcagcagtgttGCAACGCCATCATGTGCCTTGTCCCTCAAAGAGGGTGGCGAGGGCGACCAGGTTGTGCGCACCGCCGATAGAAGCGCGGGTAGGCAGCGTCCTGGCCAGCAACGCAAACCTCGCGGCTTggacgtgctgcagctgcaacaGAAACGCGCAGACACCCCGcagagcagccgctgcagccctcGCGAAAAGCCAGAAATCGAGGGCGAGGCAGCCACTCCCACGTCCTCACGGCGGCCCACGAACTCGCCGGGGATGTCCGAAGCGTGTCAAGCTCAGGCGGCGCGTGGCCGTCACCGCAGCCCCGTCAATGTCGCGTCAGCGCCAAACAAGAAGAGAGCAAAGGCGAGTCAAGCCATAGGCCACAAATACAGCAGTAGCAACAGGGTGGCGGATGAAGATTGCCGGTTatcaccatcgccgccgttACCACCACAACAACAGCAGGCGagcaacggcggtggcggcagtgtcAGGGGAGCAGCAACGGCTGATGACCGCAAAACTATGCACCGGCAACCAGCCGCTGTGCTCCCCgccgaggaagagagcggtGAGGAGTGCCAGTACGTGCAGATCGCCGATGATGAAGATGATCTGAAGCACGCGTTCGAAGGCGAGAGCGACGGTGATGTGGCGCCCACGGCATCGCATCCCCGAACCTTTagcggcgatgacgatgcCGGCATAGAGAGCGGCTGTATGAGTGTTTTCGAGGGTCTCATCGACATGATGCCTGCCGACAGCTCACGTGGGTGTTTGGGGCACCATCTCCCCTACGCgaccgtcgctgctgccgcggagAGCGCGGTggcatccgcagcggcggcggtggcgccctCGCCGGAGCATGCGCTCTCCTTATCGGTTGGCCGGAAGCTAAAGCAGAACGGGAGGGCACAAATGCACGCGAGCGGGCCACCCCCGTCGTGTGATCATCACTACTCCACAGTGGGCGCACTGAGCCATCAGTCGTACTGGTGA